In the genome of Colwellia sp. PAMC 21821, the window ATCTAGTCCTTTTAATATAATGGATGTAATTAGGAAACCAGAGAGGACAAAAAAAACATCTACTCCAAGGTACCCTTGATTTAACAAGCCTAAATTACTGTGATACAGAACAACAACTAATACCGCTATACCCCTTAAAAATTGTATATCTCTTCTCAATTTTCAAATCCCTTCATAAAATATTTGTCTTTGCATTGTTATGTATTAAAAGTGATTACGTAACTAAATAATTTTAGCTAAGACCTTTTTGTTAGGTAACTCAGAATTATTGTAAACAATAGGCAATAAAGAATGTACATGCTAGCGCGAAAATTATATTAAACTATATATGTTGGTATCGCCAGCGACCAAATTTAAATAGGCGAACAGTCCCGTCAGTAAATAAAGCATGAATACCCCACTTTCGTATCAAAGTGCGCGGTTGGTACCGCTCATAACAGCCATAAAATACTAAGCCAGCATTTAACCTTACTTCAAAAGTTTAACTGGGTTAAAAGTGTTTTATCTCCGGTATCAGCAAACTCATTAACATTGGGACAAATTTATGGGCTTTTAGCAATGATTACGAAGGTAATACTTTCTAAAATAAAACAATTAGTGAAACACCGGGCAGAAAAGATAAAAAACAAGCTAACCTTGAGTAAAGGCTAAGCGAGCTTAAATAAGCCCATAATACTAATAAATGAACGTTTGTCATTATAAATATTAATTATTTGTTAAATATAATTCAATATGCTCATGACTTAATGTAGGCTAATAATAATTATAGTTTTAAGAAGAGTAAATAGTATGAAAACAGTATTAACGTTTGGGACGTTTGATGTATTTCATGTGGGACATGTCAATATATTACAAAGAGCGGCAGCATTAGGAGATACTTTAATTGTAGGTGTTTCAACGGATAGCTTGAATTTTGATAAGAAGGGTAGAAATCCTATTTACAATGAAAATGATAGGATGAAAATTATTAATAGTCTTCGTTATGTAAATTTATGCTTCCCAGAGACTTCTCTAGAACTTAAAGCTGAGTATATTAAACATTATAACGCTGATGTATTGGTAATGGGGATGATTGGAAAGGTAAATTCGATGAATTTAAGGATATATGTGAAGTTGTCTATTTAGAGCGAACACCTTCTATATCTACAACGGAATTGATTGAAATAGTTAAAGAACGATAGAGAAACAGCATGGATTATCGACAAATAAGGCTTCGTGGTGGGACGTTACATGAAAAAATTTCGCGTAAATTTCATAAATTACTTCCACACGTAAACAAAGCCAACGGCGACTCTAAAAATAGAGTGATGTTCTACTTCTTTAAAAATGTGCACATACCTATATTGATTCCGTTATATGTCAAATTAAAACAATCACACCCAGAAGTTGAAATCTGTTTTGGTTATAAATCATACGCACCGAAAATAAGAGCTGGTTTTTCTACTGAAGAACTAAAGGTTTTGAGGTCTTATGGAGAAAAAATGTATATAAACCCCAGCCATGCTGAGGCTCGGGTTACGTTTGTAGCAGACGCGGTTTATGACTGGGTTTTCGGTTGCGGTAAAATCGTAAATGTTGGTCATGGAATATTATCTAAAGGACAATATTATTTAGATACAGAGTTGGCTCGTCGCGAAGAAAGAGCAGATTTGGTATGCGTACCTGGTCAATATCATAAAGAAGCTCTACAAGGTGTTATAACCACCCCTGTTATGGTAACAGGTATGGCTAAGTTAGATAATTTATTTAATGGGTCTATCTCACGATCTGACGTCGAAAAATCGATTGGTCTTCAGGGGAGTAATCGAAAGTACATATTGTTTGCGCCAACATTTAATGAGGAGCTATCAGCTATTCCTTTTGTGAAAGAAGATATTGCTGATATTATTCCAGAAGAAAATTTTAGCTTAATTATTAAGTTGCATGGCTCTACTAAAAATGAATATGTAGTGATGTATGAAGAGTTAGCTAAAAGGGATGATAGGATTATTCTTGTGCGTGATTTAGATTTGACGCCCTTAATTATATTAGCTGATATTATGATTTCTGATGTATCGTCAGCGATTATGGAGTTTGCATCAAAGGATAAACCTTTAGTGCTATTCAATAGCCCAAGACAGAAAACATATCAAAACTACAACGAAAATAGCATTGAATACAAATTTCGTGATTTGGGTATTGAAGTAAACGATTTAAATGGCATAAAAGAGGCTGTAGAACGAAGTATATTAAATCCGCTTGAATTCTCTAGTAAAAGAATTGAGTATACTAATTTGCTTATTGCAAATAAAAGTAAAGCAGATGCTTGCGCTAATATAATAGAAGAAAGTCTCCAGCGTTTTTTATAGCATATAAGTATTATTGAAAATAATGAGTGACCAGCCACTGGGTTAACGCTTAATGGCTGGATAGGCCCTGTATCAATATTCAGGTTTAGCTGGTTTTTTGATCTTCCTGATTTTTTAGGCATCAAATAACTAGAGTTTTATAATTCTACTAACTGTTTAAAAAGTGCTTCTGAATATGGAGTGTCTGTATTTAATGGGGGGTTGTGGAAGCGCAATTTTAGTTCTTGGTATTCAGTTTGATACATATCAGTAACACCATTATTTTTAATTTCTAACAACCTTTCTATTATCTGTGTCCAATTCATGCATGAGGGACGAAGGGTAACTTCATCATAATTAAAGTATAGTTCCCTTTCTTTCTTTAAGTATGTTTCCATATCAAATGGAGCAAATATAATAGGCTTATCTGATAATAAAAAATCAAAATAAATGCTTGAATAATCAGTAATTAAACAATCATAGTCAGCTATAGTTTCGTATATATCTCTTCCTAAATCAAAACGTATAGTTGATGATTGTTGAATTAATTTTTTTAAATCCTGAGGAGGTTTATTCACAGGGTGCATTCTTAGTACTAACTCTATATGATTACTTGCTAGCAGAGTGTCTATAGCCTCAAAGTTAAACCCGTATTTAACAAAAAGATCACACTCTTCACCTATCTCACCTCTAAATGTAGGCATGTAAATACACTTGAATTTTTTATTTTTTATACGCTGAATTGGTGGAAAAAAAGCATCGTTTCGCGGGAAGCCTGTGAGCAACGTTTTTTCCAAGGGCATCCTAAAGGCTTTTGCAAGTACTTTTTGTGTAACCGGACTAGTCGCTATTAAGTAATCATAGCTATTATTAATGTATGGCGTCATTTTGTTTTTAGTTTCTTGTTCAAAAGTGTCATACATAATATTTTTCAATGGTATGCCATGCCATAATTGTATAACTTTAGCTTTTTTACCAATCGATGGGGCAAACAAGTCTGAATGTGTAGATTGACAAACCAGCACTAGGTGCGCATTTAATTGAAGCCAAATACCTTTTAACGATAAAAAATAATGAGACTCATAGCCTAAGTCATTTATTTCTCTTACAATTTCTTTATCTTTAGAAATCCAAATAGCTCTAATATTTTTTTGATGCTTATTTACATAGTCGAATAAATAACGTGAGTTATCGCTATAGTGTTCACCAAACCAAGAGCCAAAAACCCATATTTTTTTATTTTTGGGTAGAATACTTGCGAAATAATAAATGGCTAGCTTCAAAAATAAAAATAGTTCGTGTGTTATGCGATTCATATGCTCTCTAATTTAATCAGTTTATTATAATAACTTTAGGTTAATGGGGTTATATGGCGACCATCATTATTTTACTTAAGTTAGGTAGTTTTATACAAGTTACTTTAGTTTTTTTAGTAAACGCCAATAAAGAGGTGTCATTATTTTATATAGAAAATTATTTTTAAATTTAATATATTCCCAATGTTTAAGAATATTAATATAAATTAAACTTTTTATAACAGCGCGAGATGCTTTAACGCCATTGTTCAGAATATCTGATGAGCATCTCATTAAGGGGAAGTATCGCGTTAATATTGACACTTCATCTCTTTCAATACTTTTAACATAATTTTGAGTATGTGTTTTTTCTCTGTGTATAAGAACTTCATCCAATTCATGGTGTTCACCATATTGTAAATTTCTGGCGCATAGAGACCAATCCCAAGCATGAAAGATTTTATGTGGCATGCTTTTTTTTAGGTGCTCGGTTCGAAAAAGACCATACATACGTGAATTATCAGATGGAGATTTTAGGTACTTAGCAATACGCACATTTGTATCGCCAGTAATAGGATAAGTACCAGTAGAAACACCCTGAAAAACGCCATTTTCATCTTCAAAATTACATTTAGATGAAATTAAGGTGCAGTTTTTATTTTCACGCAAATATTGTATCGATTTATTTAAAAAATCAGTATTCCAATAATCGTCGCCAGCCAACCATGCAAAATAAGGTGTTTGGGCATTATCTAGTACAAAATTGAAATTCTTAAAATAGAGGTTTTTAGATTGGCGAAAAACCTCTATTCTCGGATCATCAATACTGTCTAATATGCGTGTAGTTTCATCTGTAGACCCATCGTCTGAAATGATAAGTTTCCAATGTGTATACGTTTGAGCTTTTATAGAATCTATCGCTCTATTTAACGTAGAAGCATTATTATACAGTGGCATGCCGATGGTAATTTCCGTAGAAGACAAGATACCTCCTCTTATATATAAGTTAGAATGAATGAGTTAATAAGCACTTATTTATTACAAAACAATTGATTTATTCTATTTTTTTGTGATATTTCTCGTTCGAAAATATCTTTGGCTAAATCAAAACCAAAGTTTTCTTTTACAAAAACACGTGCGTTAGCTTCAATTTCGTGGCGCAGTAGTGGTTGTTCTAAGTATTTCAGACATGCTGTTATGTATTCTTCAGCCGTATTTGCAATGATAAAGTCTTTTTCATGCTTTCCTTCTATCCCTTCAGCACCAATGGTTGTTGAAATAACTGTTCGGCCATATCCCATCGCTTCAAGAATTTTAATACGCGTACCACCACCAAAACGTATAGGCACTATAACTATATCAGCCTGCATGTAGTAATCTTTTACGCTTTCAACTCTGCCTGTTACTGTAACGCCTTCTATTTCATCTAGTTTTATTACTTCTTGTTCTGGCGATGAACCAACAATATATAATTGAATACTATTGCCTGATTTTTCTTTTAAAGTGGGTAATACTTCTTTGCAAAAAAATTGTACGGCATCTACATTAGGGAAGTAACTCATAGCGCCCAGAATTAATATGGATTGAGTGCCATAGCTTTCCGGTAATTTCTCAGGAATGTAAATGGTGTTTGGCATGGCTACTATTTGGGCTGAACTATTAGGTAATGTCTGTAATTTTTTCTTGTCAATGTCAGAGCAAACCCACACTGAATCAAACGATTTTACATACTTACGTTCATGCTTAGCGGCTAATTTGCTCTCAATAAGCACGGATAGATATTTTTGAAAGCCTGATTTATTTCGAGTGATAGCTAAACTTCGTCTTTTGGCAATTGACTCTATATCGTCATAATCTACGGTTGAATATTCTATTTTACAGTTTAGTGCCTTTAAAACGAATGGGTGTAACCAAGCAACTCCAATACGAAAGAAAAGACCGTAAGAATAATGTTGTTCTTTGATTTCAGATAATACAACCCTAAATTTAGCGGTGTTAGTTGCAATACTTAATGGAATAAGTAAAAGATTTGCAATACGCCATATTACATAGGAACCAGGGATTTTTTTAAATTTTTTGGGAGTGTCACTATAAAATGGCACAGATAGCCAAGTGACTGAATTTACGTTTAAACCACTAAAGTTTAAGGTTGTTTTTTTATTATTTACAATTATAACATCAACTTGATATTGCTCTGTAAGAAGGTTCAAGTTTCTGTATGAACGCTGCTGTATGCCAATACCATACCTATCGGGAACTACGGGTGTAACATAAAGAGCTTTTCTATTTAATTTCATTTTTATTTTACCGTTTTATCAAATAGGCATATGATTCTACCAATTAAATAATAAATTTTTTGTTCTAATCCTTGTGATTTTCCACCAGCGGTCATACAAGTTTTGTACATAAAGAAATACTTTAATTTTGGGTGTTTGTTAAATAGCGATTTGTGTTTTTTGAGTAGTTGCCTGTGGCCAATAAAAATTTTGCGGCCATTTGATGAAATATTACCGTGACCCTCTCTGCGCAAAAAAGCTAAAGGCGCTTTCAAGAAGCCAATATGCTCTTCTGCAATAACTAGCCTAAGTGTAATGTCATGATCTTCAGAGCATTGTATATTTGTGTCAAAGCCATTTACTTTTTCAAAGGCACTTTTTTTTATTAGCCATGAAGTGGGTACAACATGGCTCGAGACTAATAAGTCTTCGATAGTCAGTTTTGTTGGTTTGTTATCAAAGGTTGCAATAACCTCTTGGCCAATAAAGGTTTTTATAGCTGTATGGCATGAACTGAACTCAGGATTGTTTTGTAGAAACTCTAATTGTAGCTCCAGTTTTTCAGGTTCCCATTTGTCATCAGCATCCATAAACGCGATATAGTCACCTTTAGCACTTTTAACGCCTGTATTACGTGCTTTAGCAGGGCCTCCATTTTGCTCTAAGCTGATAACTTTTAAGTCTTCAAATTTACTTAAGAAATTTTCAGCTTTAGCGCCACAGCCGTCAATAACTACAATGATCTCGAGCGGTAAAAGCGTTTGGGCTTTAATTGAGTTATAAGCTTCTTCAAAAAACTCTTCTGCATGATAAAACGGTATAACAACACTTATAGAATAGTTCATTTAAACTCCTTATTAATAAAGAAGTTAATAGATTTTTCTTCAGGATCTTTCACTGGATCCCAAACGGGCTTTATCATTGTTTTTATTTTGGCGGCAACGCGAGTAATATTGTTAGCAAGACCTATAGGTATATGCAACCAACGACAATACAAGAAAATTCGACGTCGAAATACCCAATGGTACATTGCTTCTTCTGCATAAAATTTATATCCCCAGCGTTGCTCAAACAGTCGAGAGGCTTGCCAAGTTAGGCTTTTTTTCCAACGAAAGAAAAAGAAACGCATATCAGCATATTCCATACGTGTACCTAAATTATCAAAGATGACAATTGAATTCGGCTGAGAATATATTTTAAGCCCCATTTTCTTTATTTGCATTGCAATATCAATGTGCTCTCTAATCACCATTTGAGGTAATTCAAGTTGCTTTAATACTTGGGTGTTAAAAAGTACACCGTGAAGTTCAAACATTTCTGATTGGGTGATTTCTTTTGGAATATCTTGTGGAAGCGCACGCCTAAGATGCTTTTTTTCAATAAGATAGTCTTCACCATTAATGGTTAAATAGGTAATTTCATTGGTGAACAAATGATTACGCAAAGGCGCGCCTATATCTACACCTGCTTTTTCCAATGTTAATGGGTTAACAACGGCAACGTCTGCACGCTCTGCTATTTCAAGTAGAGGAGGTAACCAGTTGTCTGTAACATTAGAATCATTATCAAGAAACATGACATAGGGTGTTGTAATATCGCCTCTAACCTTCCTTACTGCCTCCATAGGAATGATTAAGCCCATTTTTATTAGCTCTGCATTCTCTTTAGTGGCGAGTAATTTTTTTAGCTGTTTTTTTATTGCTGCAGGGTAGTCAAGATCGAGCACTTTTAAATAAAAGGGTTGTGTGGTGACATTGTATAAATTTTCTATACATTCAATAACACCAGAATATCTGTCTCTTGGGGTAATAACGACGGTTACTTGTACGTTTTCCATTATTTATTTTCCATATGTGTTTTATTAAATAACGCGCTTAAAAATTTCAATGTATTTATCAACCATATTCGTAAGAGAAAAATTTTCAACTATGCGTTTATAGCCGTTATCACCATATTGCGTTCGTAATGTTGTTGAGTTTATCAAAGTTTCTAAGGCTTTTTCTAATGCTTTCGGTGAAGCAGGTGGGACTAAAATTCCGGTTTCTTGTGAAACTACAATCTCTTTAATACCACCCACGGCTGTAGCAATTACCGGTTTTGCTTTGGCACCAGCTTCAGCAAAAACTAAACCAAAGGCTTCTTCTATTGAGGGTTGTATAAATATATCGCAGGCCTCTAGCCACGTTGGTACATTTTTGATTTGGCCGAGAAAGGTAATACTTTTATCAATATTGTGTTTTAGCGCTAAATCTGTCAGTACTTTTTTCTCGGTAGGCGAGCCTTCTCCAGCGATATAAAGGTGTATATTTACATTGGTGTTTATTAGGTTCGCCAATGCGACTATCGTATCTTGATGGCCTTTAATTGGGCCTAAATGACCAATACTCAATAGTGCTATTTGGTCGGTAGCTATATTTACTTCATTACGTGCGTTATTAATTGAAACTTCAGTGGGCTTTTCGCCAATGTTTGCACCACCATGCACCACATGGCATTTTTCTTTAGGCAAGCCTAAATTATTGGTTAGCAATGAAAGTCGGTCATAAGAAACTGCGATATATTGTGAGGCAAATAATTTAATTAATTTATTGACCGTATTAGGTTGGTATTTCGATAAGTCGGAACGGTGAAAAGTTGCAATGGTTCTTACGCCACAGGTAAAGCCCGCAACACTTGCATATAGTTGACTAAATTCACAATGAGCGTGAATAAGGTTAATTTTATGCTGTTTTATTATTCTTCTTATTTGAAGGACTAGTTGCCAATTAATACCCTGTGCTTTTTCAATAACTTGTAAATTTGGGATGTTAACCCAGGATTCGGGTTTAGAAAAACATAACGGAACAGTATATATTTTTTGTGCGATTAATCCCGATACGGTATCAGAAAACCTTGTTGTTCTGCCGCCTTTTTCTAGACTCTGAACAACTTCCAAAACTCTTATTGGGGTAGTCATTTATTTATACATCCTTGGCATAAATTGTAAATATAATATTGAACATATCAATAGTGTTGAAACTCAATTATCATTCTACCTAGTTTTATAAATATATCTAAATTAATTCAAGAAAATAACTATGCAAGACAAAAAATTAGGGTTAAAAGTTGCTCATATAGTGGGCAGTTTGAAGGTTGGCGGCGCTGAACGTTTTGTGATCGACCTGTGTCGCACACAAAAGCATAACGGGCAACAACCGATAATTATTTCATTGGGCCAACCTGGAGAGCAACTTGAAGCTGAATGTGCGGCGGAAAATATAACTTTTTTTAGTAGTAGTCGTTCTGCTATTTTCAAATTAATTCAAGTATTCATTCGTTTCAAAAAAGTAGATGTTCTGCATATACATAGTCCTCATGCTTTAAAGTTTCTTCAGGTGGTTATTCCTTTTTTCAAAGGAAAACTTATTTACACCCGCCATGGCGCGGCTCCACTTAAAGCTGAACATTGGAAGAAGTTGCATGTGAAAGTTCAGTCTTGTTTTAATGCAATTACCTTTGTGTCACAAGAAGGCATGGAAAACTTTAAAAAGCAGCACCATTTACCTGAGGTTCCTCATTCTGTTATCGATAATGGCGTGATAATTGATCCCATAAGAAGCATTACCCAAAGTAGTAAAAAGATAAAGCTAGGCTCAGTAGGGCGAATGATACCTTTAAAAAATCAATTAGGTCTATTAAAAGCGGTTAATATTCTTGATGTTGATTTGCAAAATAGCATTGAACTACATTTTTTTGGCGACGGGGATTGTTTAAAAAGCTTAATGGCTTATAAGGAACAAGCGATACCAAATGTGGCGGTTACTTTTCATGGCATGGTTAATGACAGAGAGATAATATATTCAAACATTGACGCACTAGTTGTTTGTTCAGAAACTGAAGGTTTGTCGATGGTTATTATTGAAGCTATGGCGAATAGAATTCCTGTTATTGCAACGAATGTTGGAGGCAACCCTAAACTGGTTGTAGACCAGAAAACCGGTTGGCTATTTGAATATGACGATAATAATAAGCTAGCAGAAATTATTAGCAGTATAGAAAACGATAAAGCGATTTTAGAAACCTTAGGGCTTGAAGCCTTTAATTATATAAGTGCTAATTTTTCGATACAGTCATCTGCGGAAAAGTATTTAGCACTTTATGAAAAATAGCACCAAGTCACTTTTGAAACCTTTAAGCCAAGCATATTTTATATTTTGTTGTTTTATGTGTGCTTTGGTTACGTTGTTACCTTGGTGGCCGGCTAATGGCATACTCACTATTCCTAAATATGCGCTATTATTTGGCCCCCGCTGGTGGTTATTGCTTTGTGTTATTGGCTTGTTCGTTTTTTGGCGTTATTTGTCAAAACGACAGTGGCAGTTTTCTGCTTTATTACTTTTGTTATCGCTTAATTATTTAGACTTTCAACTGCCTAGCGTAGGTTCATACTTTTCAAGTTCAACTTCAACTTCAGAAATATCAATATTAAGTGCTAATATTGGCGGTGGAGGGTCAAAGAAAGAACTTGATTTTATTGGCTTTAGTAAAGAACCCGACATTATTTTATTGCAGGAAGCTAGAAGAGTAGAGCTTGATAAGTTATTTAATGATTATGATTTTAAGGAGTGTGTTTCAGGCTTATGCATTTTTAGTAAATACCCATTCAAACAAGTTAAAGTGCTTAGTAGAAAGCTATTTCAAGGATGGGGGATCTTTGCCGTTTTTTATGAAATTGAAACTCAGTTTGGCTTGGTTTCTTTAGCTAACGTGCATTTTGAAACGCCTCGCTCGGTGCTTATGGGCTTAATACATCGTACCTTTGATTTTTCATTGGCGAATACAATAGAAAGTAATCGACAATTTGAAGCCGAGTTAGTCAGCTTGTGGTCAGAAAATAAAAGTCACACCCTAATTGCGGGTGATTTTAATATGCCCGAAGATGAAAATACTTATCAGCGAAATTTTGCGCATTTAAATAACGCTATTGGCACCAAAGGTATTGGCTTTAACGCCACCAAACATACCGTGTGGCACGGGGTAAGAATTGACCATATTTTATATTCTGACGACTTTACGTTAAAAACTGTTGAAGTTATTGATGCAATAAATGGCGATCACCGGCCAGTATTTGCTACTTTTAGTGTAGGTAATACCAATTAAGTACAGTCTTAGTTTGGTTGGTATCGTTAATATAAGGATTTATGATGTTAAAGTTAGCGCTTATTGCTGTTTATATTGTTTTATGTGTTTTTTCAAATTGTAGCGCTAGCGCTGAAAATAATATTACATTTGATGTTAGTAGCATTAAAAACGCATCAGTTGAAGGTTCGTTATTTTTATTGTTACCTATGCCAAATCAGCGCATTTCTTTGGCCAGTAAGTTTTCGCTAACCGAAAATAGCAACCCGATTAAAGCTAGCTATAAGGTGATTAATACTTGGCCATCGTTGAAAAAAGAGCAATTTATTCGTTTGCTGTCGATTGAGGTTAGTGCCTTACAGCATAGCGCTAAAACAATGACTCTTAATTGGGATAGTTCAGATAAAGCACTTTCTGTTCAGCAGATTAATGCAATTGAAAGTAATGTAAGCCAGCTTGTTTATCCTTCAAAGCCGTGGTTGGTGCAAAGTATATTACTGCACCCTGAACAAGCTGTAGACAGTGATTGGTATACAGAGCCGCAGAAAAAATACGCCTACTATATAACGAACCAAGCCTTATTAACTAAAAAAGGTTATCCCGCTCGCAAAGCAAGCCAATGGTTGTATGACCGCCCTCAAGCTATTTATCAATTGTTTTTAATGTCTGGTGAAAATGAATGGCTAACTAAAGCCAATGAGCTTACAGATTTTTATATTAATAATATTGATGAAAGTGGCTTATTCGTACTGAAAAAAAGCTTTGACGCGAAATATTTAATGCCCAAAGGCTTGTTGTATCGGTATTTACTTAGCGGAGATGTTGAAGCAAAAAACACCTTAAAGCGAATTTTTGAGCGTTCATTTGATTGGAATGAAAGCTATAGTTTAAGGAGTGGGTTTTGGACTGAACGTAACCAAGCTGCAGCGTTAAATGTTGCTGTTTCGTATTGGGAACTAACCAATGATACCGGCGCGCTAGCTCGTATCAATGACATTATTGATGCCACTGTGAAAATGACGTTTAACCCTGGTAATGATTGGGCGTTAAGAGGT includes:
- a CDS encoding glycosyltransferase family 4 protein encodes the protein MQDKKLGLKVAHIVGSLKVGGAERFVIDLCRTQKHNGQQPIIISLGQPGEQLEAECAAENITFFSSSRSAIFKLIQVFIRFKKVDVLHIHSPHALKFLQVVIPFFKGKLIYTRHGAAPLKAEHWKKLHVKVQSCFNAITFVSQEGMENFKKQHHLPEVPHSVIDNGVIIDPIRSITQSSKKIKLGSVGRMIPLKNQLGLLKAVNILDVDLQNSIELHFFGDGDCLKSLMAYKEQAIPNVAVTFHGMVNDREIIYSNIDALVVCSETEGLSMVIIEAMANRIPVIATNVGGNPKLVVDQKTGWLFEYDDNNKLAEIISSIENDKAILETLGLEAFNYISANFSIQSSAEKYLALYEK
- a CDS encoding endonuclease/exonuclease/phosphatase family protein encodes the protein MKNSTKSLLKPLSQAYFIFCCFMCALVTLLPWWPANGILTIPKYALLFGPRWWLLLCVIGLFVFWRYLSKRQWQFSALLLLLSLNYLDFQLPSVGSYFSSSTSTSEISILSANIGGGGSKKELDFIGFSKEPDIILLQEARRVELDKLFNDYDFKECVSGLCIFSKYPFKQVKVLSRKLFQGWGIFAVFYEIETQFGLVSLANVHFETPRSVLMGLIHRTFDFSLANTIESNRQFEAELVSLWSENKSHTLIAGDFNMPEDENTYQRNFAHLNNAIGTKGIGFNATKHTVWHGVRIDHILYSDDFTLKTVEVIDAINGDHRPVFATFSVGNTN
- a CDS encoding CDP-glycerol glycerophosphotransferase family protein, with protein sequence MDYRQIRLRGGTLHEKISRKFHKLLPHVNKANGDSKNRVMFYFFKNVHIPILIPLYVKLKQSHPEVEICFGYKSYAPKIRAGFSTEELKVLRSYGEKMYINPSHAEARVTFVADAVYDWVFGCGKIVNVGHGILSKGQYYLDTELARREERADLVCVPGQYHKEALQGVITTPVMVTGMAKLDNLFNGSISRSDVEKSIGLQGSNRKYILFAPTFNEELSAIPFVKEDIADIIPEENFSLIIKLHGSTKNEYVVMYEELAKRDDRIILVRDLDLTPLIILADIMISDVSSAIMEFASKDKPLVLFNSPRQKTYQNYNENSIEYKFRDLGIEVNDLNGIKEAVERSILNPLEFSSKRIEYTNLLIANKSKADACANIIEESLQRFL
- a CDS encoding glycosyltransferase, which produces MKLNRKALYVTPVVPDRYGIGIQQRSYRNLNLLTEQYQVDVIIVNNKKTTLNFSGLNVNSVTWLSVPFYSDTPKKFKKIPGSYVIWRIANLLLIPLSIATNTAKFRVVLSEIKEQHYSYGLFFRIGVAWLHPFVLKALNCKIEYSTVDYDDIESIAKRRSLAITRNKSGFQKYLSVLIESKLAAKHERKYVKSFDSVWVCSDIDKKKLQTLPNSSAQIVAMPNTIYIPEKLPESYGTQSILILGAMSYFPNVDAVQFFCKEVLPTLKEKSGNSIQLYIVGSSPEQEVIKLDEIEGVTVTGRVESVKDYYMQADIVIVPIRFGGGTRIKILEAMGYGRTVISTTIGAEGIEGKHEKDFIIANTAEEYITACLKYLEQPLLRHEIEANARVFVKENFGFDLAKDIFEREISQKNRINQLFCNK
- a CDS encoding glycosyltransferase family 4 protein, which codes for MTTPIRVLEVVQSLEKGGRTTRFSDTVSGLIAQKIYTVPLCFSKPESWVNIPNLQVIEKAQGINWQLVLQIRRIIKQHKINLIHAHCEFSQLYASVAGFTCGVRTIATFHRSDLSKYQPNTVNKLIKLFASQYIAVSYDRLSLLTNNLGLPKEKCHVVHGGANIGEKPTEVSINNARNEVNIATDQIALLSIGHLGPIKGHQDTIVALANLINTNVNIHLYIAGEGSPTEKKVLTDLALKHNIDKSITFLGQIKNVPTWLEACDIFIQPSIEEAFGLVFAEAGAKAKPVIATAVGGIKEIVVSQETGILVPPASPKALEKALETLINSTTLRTQYGDNGYKRIVENFSLTNMVDKYIEIFKRVI
- a CDS encoding glycosyltransferase family 2 protein, whose protein sequence is MSSTEITIGMPLYNNASTLNRAIDSIKAQTYTHWKLIISDDGSTDETTRILDSIDDPRIEVFRQSKNLYFKNFNFVLDNAQTPYFAWLAGDDYWNTDFLNKSIQYLRENKNCTLISSKCNFEDENGVFQGVSTGTYPITGDTNVRIAKYLKSPSDNSRMYGLFRTEHLKKSMPHKIFHAWDWSLCARNLQYGEHHELDEVLIHREKTHTQNYVKSIERDEVSILTRYFPLMRCSSDILNNGVKASRAVIKSLIYINILKHWEYIKFKNNFLYKIMTPLYWRLLKKLK
- a CDS encoding glycosyltransferase translates to MENVQVTVVITPRDRYSGVIECIENLYNVTTQPFYLKVLDLDYPAAIKKQLKKLLATKENAELIKMGLIIPMEAVRKVRGDITTPYVMFLDNDSNVTDNWLPPLLEIAERADVAVVNPLTLEKAGVDIGAPLRNHLFTNEITYLTINGEDYLIEKKHLRRALPQDIPKEITQSEMFELHGVLFNTQVLKQLELPQMVIREHIDIAMQIKKMGLKIYSQPNSIVIFDNLGTRMEYADMRFFFFRWKKSLTWQASRLFEQRWGYKFYAEEAMYHWVFRRRIFLYCRWLHIPIGLANNITRVAAKIKTMIKPVWDPVKDPEEKSINFFINKEFK
- a CDS encoding CDP-glycerol glycerophosphotransferase family protein, encoding MNRITHELFLFLKLAIYYFASILPKNKKIWVFGSWFGEHYSDNSRYLFDYVNKHQKNIRAIWISKDKEIVREINDLGYESHYFLSLKGIWLQLNAHLVLVCQSTHSDLFAPSIGKKAKVIQLWHGIPLKNIMYDTFEQETKNKMTPYINNSYDYLIATSPVTQKVLAKAFRMPLEKTLLTGFPRNDAFFPPIQRIKNKKFKCIYMPTFRGEIGEECDLFVKYGFNFEAIDTLLASNHIELVLRMHPVNKPPQDLKKLIQQSSTIRFDLGRDIYETIADYDCLITDYSSIYFDFLLSDKPIIFAPFDMETYLKKERELYFNYDEVTLRPSCMNWTQIIERLLEIKNNGVTDMYQTEYQELKLRFHNPPLNTDTPYSEALFKQLVEL
- a CDS encoding glycosyltransferase family 2 protein, with amino-acid sequence MNYSISVVIPFYHAEEFFEEAYNSIKAQTLLPLEIIVVIDGCGAKAENFLSKFEDLKVISLEQNGGPAKARNTGVKSAKGDYIAFMDADDKWEPEKLELQLEFLQNNPEFSSCHTAIKTFIGQEVIATFDNKPTKLTIEDLLVSSHVVPTSWLIKKSAFEKVNGFDTNIQCSEDHDITLRLVIAEEHIGFLKAPLAFLRREGHGNISSNGRKIFIGHRQLLKKHKSLFNKHPKLKYFFMYKTCMTAGGKSQGLEQKIYYLIGRIICLFDKTVK